The window AACCGCCGGCTCGTCGACCACGTCGCCGACTACAACCTGGTGTACACCGAGCACGCTCGGAGGAACCTTCTCGCAGAGGGACTGCACCCTTCGCGGATCCTGCTGACCGGCTCACCCATGCGTGAGGTGCTGGCGCAGAACCAGGAGCAGATCGACGCGAGCGACGCGGTGTCGCGTGCGGGCCTCACGCCAGGGGAGTACTTCCTCGTGAGCCTGCATCGGGAAGAGAATGTCGACAATCCTGACCGTCTGCGCTCGGCGATCGCGGCGCTGCAGGCTCTCCGCGCCGAGTACGCGCTGCCGATCCTCGTCTCGACCCACCCGCGCACGCGAAAGCGCATCGAGGCGCTCGACGACGCCGCAGCGACGGACGGCATCACCTTCCATCCGCCGTTCGGCTTCCACGACTACGTGAAGCTGCAACAGGACGCGAAGCTCGTGCTCTCCGACAGCGGCACGATCAGCGAGGAGTCGAGCGTGCTCGGCTTCCCGGCGGTGACCGTGCGCGACTTCATCGAGCGGCCGGAGGCCCTCGATGCGGGAGCGATCATCACGACCGGTCTCACGCCGGAGGGCGTCGTCCGCGCCGTCAGGGCGCGGCTGAGCATTCCCGCCGACCTCGCCTCCCTTCCGGCCGGCTACGAGATCGACAACACGGCCTGGCGCGCCACCGCGTTCCTCCTCTCCACGGCACACTCGCACCGCGCGCGGCTGGGGCTGCATGTCTGAGAGCGCGCAGCAGAACGCGGAGTCGGATCGAATCGTCCGCACGAGCGCCTGGGAGCTTTCCGTCCCGCGAACCGTCGGCGACGCCTCCCCGCTCCTCGTCGTGCCGACGGTCCATCCGAGAGGTGACCGTCGCATCATCCGGTGCGCACAGGTGGCACTCGATGCGGGCTTTCGCGTGCACTTCGTCTGGCTGGGGGAGGGCACGCCGTCGGCCGACGCCGCCGTCTCCGAGACGGTGCTTCCCTCTCCGCGCAATGCGCGCGAGCGGATCGGGATGGTGAACGGAGTCGCCCGAGAGGCGGCAGCACGGCTCGCGGATGCCTGGCACATCCACGACTACTACTTCCTGCGGGCGGCGAAGCGCTGGCAGCGGCACTCGGGAAGGGCCGTGCTGTACGACGTCCACGAGTATTACGCGGACTATTACGCGGGTAAACTCCCGGTGCCTGCGGTGGTGCAGAGGGGCGTCGCGTGGATGCTGGAGCGGTATCAGGTGCGCTCGGCGAAACGACTGGGAGCAGCGAACGTCGTCACGGAGAAGATGGCCGGGCCGTTCCGCGAAGCGGGGGTTCCGGTTTCCGTGTCTCCGAACTTTCCGCTGCTGACGCAGTTCGAGTCCCTTCCCTCGCGTCCGTTCGAGGATCGTCGATGGTCCGTGCTGCACATCGGGACGCTGAGTCGCGGGTACGGGACGGAACTGCTCGTCCGTCTGGCGGCGCGATCCGCGGAGCGCGACCTCCCGTTCACGTTCCACGTGCTGGCCCGGTATCCGTCGGTCGAGCACCAGGCGGATTTCGAGGGACTGCTCTCCGAGGCATCGAACCCGCCGAACGTCGAGGTGCTCCCGAGCCGTCCTTCCCACGAGATGCCGGCGCTGCTTTCGAGGATGGGGTTCGGGCTGTCCTTGCTCATGCCGGACGGTCAGAACGAGACAGCCGTGCCGAGCAAGAACTATGAGCACGTGATGGCGGGACTCGTCAACGTGGTGACGACGCGGAGAGCGCAGAGAGAGTTCTCCCGCGAGCACGCCGTGATGGTGGACGGAGATCCCGAATCGTGCGACGACATGCTCGATGCGATGCTGCGCTTGGCCGAGGACGCTGAGGCGACGGATGCTGCGCTCCGCGAGAAGGCGGCGGCGGCCAAGGAGACGTTCACGTGGGAGCGTGGTGTCGCGCCGGGGCTGGCGGCGCAGCTTCGCGGACTGCTCACCTCGTCGTCCGAGGCTCGCCTCCGAAGCTCTGCTCGCCACCATGGACGAAGGCGCTGAGTACGCGAGCCGCTTCTCGTCCGTCGTGCCAGCGCCGCACGTACTCCGGACCGCGCTGCGCCACCCGGATCGCTGAGTCCGGGTCGTCGAGGATGTCTTCCATCGCGACCCGGAACGTCTGCGGATCGGCGTCGATCATGGGCGGGCGATCTCGGGCGGTCTCCCGGTGGGCGGAGATGTTCGCGACGACGACGCGACCGGCCGCCAGCGCCTCGATGCCGGTGACGCCGTAGGTTCCCGTCTGCAGCTGATCGACGACGATGTCCGCCGATCTTATGAGAGCGGCCATGTCGCTGCGGCGGACCACGGCAGGGCGGACGAGTTCGATCCTTCCGGCGCGCGCCAGGTCTTCGAGCACGGGAAGGATGTACGCGGAACCCTTCGCATTGCCGCCGCCCGATCCACGGTGGAGGACGCGCGGGGTGGTGGACTGCATCGCCGGGAATGAGCCTCTCCAGCTCTCCGCGTCGACGCTGATGGGGAGCAGGGTCGACCCCGGCACATGGGCGAGGAGGTCCGGCGTCGTCACGAACACGGGGACCCCGAGGTCCGCGACCTCGCGTCGGTTGCGCGCCGTGCGCTCCTCCGTCGTTCGCACCCACTCGGGGTCGGCGTCGAAGAAATAGCTGGCTTCGTCGAGCTCCTTCGCGAGCGCAGGCCCTCGCGCTTCCGACCCGTGGAACACGACGCCCAGCCGGCGGTCTCCGTAGAAGCCGGCGGCCACTTCGAAAGCGAACGACGCATGGTGCGGGTCCATGGCGAAGGGCATGTTCCCCTCGTTCAGCACGTGCGTCACCGGACGCAGGGCGAGGTGGAGTGCGGCCCGCCTCATGGCCAGGGGTGCGAGTCGGTGGTGGGGGAGTGCTCGTCGTGCTCTCGAGGTGACCTTGGTCTGGGGCCGCAGCAGCCGACTCACGCGACCATCGTGTGCGAAGGATGTCGCGGGGGTGCCGGAGTCCTGCACTGCCCGTGCCCAGATGGTCGCCTGACTTGCCGCGTTCATCGGACCGATCCCGAGAGACGCCGGTTCCCGCTCAGTGGGCTGGGTCTGTGCGGGCACGCGCCTAGCCTATTATGAGACAGGTGTGTGGACGGTGGCCGCCACCGAGCCGTCGTCCAATCCGCCGTCGGACGACGAGGCAGGGGGAGCGGTGCGCAGTCGGGTGAGCTACCTCGGGCGAGCCGACCACGATCTGGGAACCAAAAGCGCTCTCGCGATCGTCACCAAGGTGTCTCCCGGCCTCGCGACGCTGACGACCAATCTGCTGGTCGGGCGCCTCGGTGGAGCACATCTTCTGGGATTGACGCAGACCGCCATCTCGACGGCCGCGCTCACCTCGCTCGCATACCCCGGTCCGGCAGCTTCGGCCGCGAGCCGTTTCGTCGCGGCGTCGGTCGCTGCGGGCGACCCGGAGAAGGCCCGCGTGGTCGCGAGTTACCTCGCGCGCCGCGTCGTCTTCGCGATCGTGTGCCTCATCGGGCTGGTCATCGGCATCTCCTTCCTGGCGGGCGTGGACAACACCACGGTCGTGGTCGTGTCGTCCGTTATGACCGCGGGTCTGTCCGCCCGCATCTTCGTCGAGGGTCTGCATTTCGGTGGAGGGGAGGGGCGCCGCCTCGCTGTCGGCAGCCTCGCCGTGGCGGCCGCGGGAACCGCAGGCTCCGCGATCCTGCTGCTCCTCGGGAACCGCACTCCCTGGGTGATCGTCCCCGTCGCCGTCGCCAATGTGATCTTCGCCGTCGTGACCTGGCCGCCCCGAGCTTCCGGCGTGTTGAAGCGGGGCGAGCGTCGCGCCATCCGTCACTTCATGATCATCGCGGCCTTCGGAACTCTTGCCAGCTCTGGATTCGTGCAGCTGACGACCATCGTCGCGAACGCCTCGGGAGGAGCCTCCTTCGCCGGCGAGTACGCGGCCGCACTCACGCTGACGACGCCGCTCGCCATTCTCGCGACGGCTATCAGCGCGACGCTGTTCCCGGCGTTGTCGGCGATGCACGCGGGATCCACGGCCGACGTCGTGCGTCACCGCGTCACAGAGGCGTCGAGCATCCTCACCTGGCTCATCGCCACGGCCGTGTGCACGATGATCATCCTGGCGGTGCCGCTCGTCGAGTTCGTCTGGGGATCCCCATACTCGAACACCTGGTGGATCCTGCAGTTCCTCCTCATCGGCACGCTGGCCACGACCGTGGCGGTGCCGTCGGTGACCGCCCTGACCTCCAGCTCGAACAAGGGGATGCTGATCTCCGCCGGTACCAGTTTCTTCGGCGCCCTGATCGGGGCGATCACCTGGCTGGTGTTGATCCCCACGGCCGGAGAACGGGGGGTGATGATCGGTTGCGTCGTCGCCACCGTCCTCACCGGCCTCCTGCCCTATGTGATCGTGTGGAGGCACTATCGCATGCGTTGGGCCCGGTCGACCATCGAGGTGGTGGGCATCGTGGCACTCAGCATCGGACTCGGGGTGCTCGCTCGGGAAGGGCTCTGGAACGGCTTCCTCGCTCCCGTGCTGGCTCTCGCCGTGATCGTGGCGTGGACGGTGACCCGGTACCGTGACGTACGTCGCGCGTGGACCCTCATCGGTCCTCGGCTGAAGAGGAAGAAGACATGACCGCAGAGCGAATCGCGCGCACCGGGCCGATTCCGGGTTGGGAACGGGACAGCGGTTCCGACCGGGCTTCCGGGGCCCTCACCCGGCTGGCACACGTGATCGTCTTCGCTCTTCCGATCCTGGCGGCGTTCGGGCCGTTCATCCCCGGGGTCGGATCGCTCTTCGCCTTCCGCGCGGCCGCGCTGCTTCTCCTCGTGCTGGCGGTGCTCGGTCGGAAGTCGACGGTACGGTCGGCGGCTCGTCAGTCGACCGTGGTGCTGGCCGCCGTGTGGATGTTCGTGACGGCCATGTCGCTCCTGGCCGTCGGACCCGCCGCCGAATCATGGGGAGAGCTGCTCTCCCTGATCTCGGGAATCGCGGCGCTGCTCGCGCTTTCGCTCCTCCCGTCGCCCGGCCGTGCGCTGACGCTCTTCCTGCGCGGCTGGCTCGTGGGATACATCGTGATCTCCGCGCTGGCCGTGGCCGAGATGATCACCGGAAGCTCGATCAGCGCATCGCTGGCTCAGGGACGGACGATCGACGGGTGGGGACTCACCGTCGTGTTCTTCAACCCGAACAACTACGCGACCTATTTGCTGTACTCGTTCCTGGCGCTCTTCGCGCTCTGGGCGCGGGTGCGCACGAAGGCCGCGAAGGTCCTCTGCTTCCTTGCTCTCGCATCGGTGCCGGTGCTGATGACCTTCACCAACAGCCGCACGGGGGTGTGGACGGCGGCGGCGTTCATCGTCGTGAGCATCCTCCTTTACCTCCGCACGAGAAGGCTGCTGCGATTCGCCCTGGTGATCGTGACGGTGCTGGCCGCGGTGCTCGTGCTCGACCGTGTCGAAGAGAACCCGATCGTGGAGCTCGCGGACTACATCGGCAACGCGGGGTACAGCATCGACGTGCTCGGTTTTCAGATGGCCGTCGACTCATCCACATATGTCCGGTGGGAACTGGTCCTCGCGGGTCTCGCCCTGTTCGCGCTCCGCCCTCTGCTCGGATGGGGGCCGGGAGCGTTCGAGGGCGCCGTGGTCTCGAACGGGATGGACACCCGGACGCTGGGGGTCATCAGCCCGCACAACGGCTTCATCGAAGTGCTCGCGCAATACGGCATCTTCGTCTTCGCCGTCTTCGTGTTCTGGCTCGGGCGGATGCTGGTCGTCGGGATCCGTCAGCGCAAGGACCCGGACAGGGTCGTCTCTGCGGGGGGAATCGTCCTTCTCATCGGCATCGCTTCCCTCCCCGTCGTGTTGACCATGCACAGCTCCACGCTCGACCCGTCCACCACCTGGGTGTTCTTCGGTCTCCTGCTTCTCATCGCGCGCGCGGCCGAGGACCGCGCGCCGCTGGAACGCTCGCTGAGCAGCGGCAACGAAGGCGGCGGCTCATGACGCCACGGGGGACGCCCTCGGAGAACCGTCGTCGGCGAGAGGTCCCGGATCAGGGCGACCGCCCGACCTCCTGGACGGTGGCCGGACAGGGAGCGCTGGATCTCACAGGGACCGAGCTCGCGGCCGACGGGTACGAGATCGTGGTGACGCCGGCGACGCCGGCGATGCCGGTCCTTCTGTTCGGGGAGGGGGCGGAGGTATGGCGGCTCCTGGAACGAGGCGCCCTCGCCGATCGTGACCTCGACCACGCGCAGCGGGAGGTCGTGGTGCAGCTGCAGGAGATGGGTCTCGCCGCGGGGGCGGGGACGTCCTCCAGCGCTCCGCTCACGCTCAGCGAGCCGTGGTTGGACTCCGTCTTCCACGAGCTCGTCTACGCCCTCGTCGCTCGGGTCGCCGAGGAGAACGACATTCCGCTCTTGTTCATCAAGGGGCCGACGCTGCACGCGCAAGGGCTCCGCAGCCGCAAGCACTCCGGCGATGTGGACTGCTGGGTCCGACCAGGCGACGACCTGCGGCTTGCGCGGGCGATGCGCGAATGGGGCTGGACCCCGCTGATGCTGCCCTTCACCGGTACGACGGTGACGCATTCGCTCACCCTCGTCGCCGGTGAATGGGGCTGCGCGATCGACGTCCACACGTCCTTCCCTGGGATGCGCCTCGCACCCGGGGAAGCGCTGCAGTTCCTTCTCGACGGCGCCGAGCACCGCTCCTACGCGGGAGTGTCGGCGCAAACGCCATCCCTCGCCGCACACGCCGTGCTGTCCGCATTGCACGACATGCGTCCCTTCGAGGGCGCGCCGCCGTCGGCTCATGCCGTCGCATCCGCGACCGCGGTGCTCGCCACCGCCGGCGATGCGGTGTTCGACGTGATCGACCGACTGGATGCCGGTTATGTCCTGCGGGAACCGCTGGAGCGCGCCTTCGGCGCACAGGCGCGACGCTTCGAATCGGCCCTCCCGCCGAAGGACTGGGAGATGAGGTTCGAGCGCACGTCATCGGCGAGGAACTTCAAGGCGCTGAAGTTCGTTCCTCTGCGGATGCGCTTGCGCGCGCTCGTCCGGCTGGTCTGGCCGACGGCCGAGACGACGAGGATAGCCCTGTCGCGCCCCCAAGCATCGAACGCGGAGGTCTTCGCCGCGCGGATCCGTCGGGTCGGAACCAGTGCGAGGAAGCTGCTCGACGGCCGCTGACTCCCCCCGTCGGGGCGGCCCCCGGCAGGGCGGGGAATTCCCATCCGAGTGCGATTGAATAGGGGGGATGTCCTCCTCGCACCAGACTAGAGCCACCCTGCGCGCAGACGCCGCCGCCCGCGAATCGAAGCGTCGATCTCGTCGGACGATCCTGTGGATCATCGTCGCCGTCGTGGTCCTTCTCGTCGTGGTTGTCGTGGCCTTCGCCGCGGTAGCCGCATCGAAGGCGCTATCCGTTCGCGACTCGCTCACGCCCGCCGTGCCCATCGCGAGCGGTCTTCCGGCGAAGGTGGTCTCGGGCGACACGGCCGGCGCCGCGGACGACGCCGCGGCGCTGCAGGAACTGTCCGCCCGCGCCGTGGCGCAGACCGAGGGGTTCGACTGGCGGATCGCGGAGTGGATCCCCGTGGTCGGACAGAATCTCTCCGCAGTGCGTACGGCGGCCGAGAGCGTCGACGATGTGGCGGAATTCGCGGCGGCATCGATCGCGGGGCTGGACCTCGCCGCCTTCCGGCCGGTCGGCGGGGCCGTGGACCTGGCGGCGGTGCATCGTCTGGAGGGGATCGTCTCCGAAGGTGCGACGGTCTTCGCTCGGGTCAACGACCGCATCGACGGCACGGACCGCACGTTCCTGCTGCCGCAGGTCTCGCAGGCTCTCGGTACGCTCGACGACGCCGTCTCGGGCGTCGACGAGAGCCTCGGAACGCTCGTGCCGATCCTCAAGGCGCTTCCCGCGGCCCTCGGCGAGGGTACTCCGCGCACCTACCTCCTCATGTTCCAGGGCAACTCGGAGTTGCGTGCGCAGGGTGGCAACCCCGCGGCCCTCGCCCTGGTCACGGCCACGGAAGGGCGGATCGAGCTGACGACGCAAGCCACCAGTGTCCAGTTCGCGAACGCGCGGGAAGAGAGCATCGCTCCGCTCGACGCCGAGACCGAGGGGCTCTACACCGACATCATCGGGCGGTGGATCCCCAACATGACGGCGACGCCTGACTTCCCGACCACCGTGGAGATCATGCGGGCGTGGTGGGCCGACGAAGGACTGCCTCCGTTCGATGACGTGATCTCCACCGACCCCATCGCGCTCAGCTACATCCTCAACGCCACCGGTCCGATCCCGCTCGCCACGGGGGAGATCCTCACGAGCGAGAACGCCGTCTCCCTCCTGCTCAACGAGGTCTACTTCAAGTACGGCGAGTATGGCCCGGGTGTCGTCGATGCCTCCGCCCAGGATCTGTTCTTCGCTTCGGCGGCGGCTCAGGTCTTCGCGACGATCACCTCGGGGTTGAACAATCCGGTCGGTTTCCTCGACGCGCTGCGACGTGCGGGTGAGGAAGGTCGAATGACGATCTGGTCATCCGACCCGGAGATCGAGGGACTCACGGCGGGCACGAAGGTGGCGGGTGTCCTGCCCGCGAGCAACGGCGCAGGGACGATCGCGGGCGTGTACTTCAACGACACGACCGGAGCGAAGACCGACTACTACGCCGACGCGAACATCGTCTCCACGACGGATCAGTGCACGGCGACCGGCGCGCCGACGTTCCGACAGACGATCACCTTCGCGAACAACATCACCCCGGCGGAGGCGAGCAACCTCCCCGCATTCATCACCGGCCCTCATTTCGAGCCCGGCTACATCGCCACCGATGTGGTGGTGTACGCACCTCCCGGAGTGGGCATCGAGTCGTGGAACGTCGAAGGGGCAGAGAGCTTCACACTCATGGCCGAGGGCACGCATCTCGGTCGCTCGGTCGTGCGCATCAACGTGGTCACGCCGCCGCAGACGGCCGCCGTCATCACGGTCGACATGAAGGGGGCGGAGGGATCGTCGGGCGCGGACTACGGGCCCTACGACGTATGGACGACGCCCATGGTGCGCGAGACCCCGGTCACGATCGACGCTCCGGGCTGTGGCTGACGCCTACGGCCCACCCCATCGGTTGAT of the Microbacterium sufflavum genome contains:
- the wecB gene encoding non-hydrolyzing UDP-N-acetylglucosamine 2-epimerase; translated protein: MADKLKVMTVVGTRPEIIRLSATIKMLDEHTDQVLVHTGQNYDYELNEVFFEDLGLRRPDHFLEADTSSLGAALGSILTKTEQVLRAEQPDAFLVLGDTNSCISAVIAKRMKIPVFHMEAGNRSFDENVPEETNRRLVDHVADYNLVYTEHARRNLLAEGLHPSRILLTGSPMREVLAQNQEQIDASDAVSRAGLTPGEYFLVSLHREENVDNPDRLRSAIAALQALRAEYALPILVSTHPRTRKRIEALDDAAATDGITFHPPFGFHDYVKLQQDAKLVLSDSGTISEESSVLGFPAVTVRDFIERPEALDAGAIITTGLTPEGVVRAVRARLSIPADLASLPAGYEIDNTAWRATAFLLSTAHSHRARLGLHV
- a CDS encoding nucleotidyltransferase family protein: MVQLQEMGLAAGAGTSSSAPLTLSEPWLDSVFHELVYALVARVAEENDIPLLFIKGPTLHAQGLRSRKHSGDVDCWVRPGDDLRLARAMREWGWTPLMLPFTGTTVTHSLTLVAGEWGCAIDVHTSFPGMRLAPGEALQFLLDGAEHRSYAGVSAQTPSLAAHAVLSALHDMRPFEGAPPSAHAVASATAVLATAGDAVFDVIDRLDAGYVLREPLERAFGAQARRFESALPPKDWEMRFERTSSARNFKALKFVPLRMRLRALVRLVWPTAETTRIALSRPQASNAEVFAARIRRVGTSARKLLDGR
- a CDS encoding lipopolysaccharide biosynthesis protein → MWTVAATEPSSNPPSDDEAGGAVRSRVSYLGRADHDLGTKSALAIVTKVSPGLATLTTNLLVGRLGGAHLLGLTQTAISTAALTSLAYPGPAASAASRFVAASVAAGDPEKARVVASYLARRVVFAIVCLIGLVIGISFLAGVDNTTVVVVSSVMTAGLSARIFVEGLHFGGGEGRRLAVGSLAVAAAGTAGSAILLLLGNRTPWVIVPVAVANVIFAVVTWPPRASGVLKRGERRAIRHFMIIAAFGTLASSGFVQLTTIVANASGGASFAGEYAAALTLTTPLAILATAISATLFPALSAMHAGSTADVVRHRVTEASSILTWLIATAVCTMIILAVPLVEFVWGSPYSNTWWILQFLLIGTLATTVAVPSVTALTSSSNKGMLISAGTSFFGALIGAITWLVLIPTAGERGVMIGCVVATVLTGLLPYVIVWRHYRMRWARSTIEVVGIVALSIGLGVLAREGLWNGFLAPVLALAVIVAWTVTRYRDVRRAWTLIGPRLKRKKT
- a CDS encoding glycosyltransferase — encoded protein: MPFAMDPHHASFAFEVAAGFYGDRRLGVVFHGSEARGPALAKELDEASYFFDADPEWVRTTEERTARNRREVADLGVPVFVTTPDLLAHVPGSTLLPISVDAESWRGSFPAMQSTTPRVLHRGSGGGNAKGSAYILPVLEDLARAGRIELVRPAVVRRSDMAALIRSADIVVDQLQTGTYGVTGIEALAAGRVVVANISAHRETARDRPPMIDADPQTFRVAMEDILDDPDSAIRVAQRGPEYVRRWHDGREAARVLSAFVHGGEQSFGGEPRTTR
- a CDS encoding O-antigen ligase family protein, which translates into the protein MTAERIARTGPIPGWERDSGSDRASGALTRLAHVIVFALPILAAFGPFIPGVGSLFAFRAAALLLLVLAVLGRKSTVRSAARQSTVVLAAVWMFVTAMSLLAVGPAAESWGELLSLISGIAALLALSLLPSPGRALTLFLRGWLVGYIVISALAVAEMITGSSISASLAQGRTIDGWGLTVVFFNPNNYATYLLYSFLALFALWARVRTKAAKVLCFLALASVPVLMTFTNSRTGVWTAAAFIVVSILLYLRTRRLLRFALVIVTVLAAVLVLDRVEENPIVELADYIGNAGYSIDVLGFQMAVDSSTYVRWELVLAGLALFALRPLLGWGPGAFEGAVVSNGMDTRTLGVISPHNGFIEVLAQYGIFVFAVFVFWLGRMLVVGIRQRKDPDRVVSAGGIVLLIGIASLPVVLTMHSSTLDPSTTWVFFGLLLLIARAAEDRAPLERSLSSGNEGGGS
- a CDS encoding DUF4012 domain-containing protein produces the protein MSSSHQTRATLRADAAARESKRRSRRTILWIIVAVVVLLVVVVVAFAAVAASKALSVRDSLTPAVPIASGLPAKVVSGDTAGAADDAAALQELSARAVAQTEGFDWRIAEWIPVVGQNLSAVRTAAESVDDVAEFAAASIAGLDLAAFRPVGGAVDLAAVHRLEGIVSEGATVFARVNDRIDGTDRTFLLPQVSQALGTLDDAVSGVDESLGTLVPILKALPAALGEGTPRTYLLMFQGNSELRAQGGNPAALALVTATEGRIELTTQATSVQFANAREESIAPLDAETEGLYTDIIGRWIPNMTATPDFPTTVEIMRAWWADEGLPPFDDVISTDPIALSYILNATGPIPLATGEILTSENAVSLLLNEVYFKYGEYGPGVVDASAQDLFFASAAAQVFATITSGLNNPVGFLDALRRAGEEGRMTIWSSDPEIEGLTAGTKVAGVLPASNGAGTIAGVYFNDTTGAKTDYYADANIVSTTDQCTATGAPTFRQTITFANNITPAEASNLPAFITGPHFEPGYIATDVVVYAPPGVGIESWNVEGAESFTLMAEGTHLGRSVVRINVVTPPQTAAVITVDMKGAEGSSGADYGPYDVWTTPMVRETPVTIDAPGCG